The genomic stretch atcccgcttttgtgggattttcccaatttaaattacattttgcaCAAGATAAACTGTGTCATAAACTCCACATACacttagccccagaaaactccatgatcagTTTcctttagagtcatcataagctggaaacgacttgaaggcacacaacaacaacagtgcattCTTCTTTTCATCTTGTAGCTCTGAGGAATGGAAGAAGGTCAGCAACAGTGAGAGAGAAAAGTTGGGGATGACTGTGCAAGACGATGGAGAATTCTGGTATGTCATgccaataaaatatttatttttatattgattAATTTAATCTCTGTCCTGCCTTTCTGActcccccctgcaaaaaaaaaaaggcatttaaGGCAGCCAAAGGTAAtaaaaaactgattaaaaacaaaGTCTTGATAAAAACAAAGCACAAATGTAAAGAAATTCAAAGGTattggcttggaaaagttactttttagacaacATCTCCCTGGGGGATTCTTGggatcccaaaagtaactttttgactCTCTTAAAAAGGCAggtaaaaacacaacaataaatttGCAACATATCAATGAAAGTCTCCATATGCTGTCAGGTGGCTATCAGGGacattttattcatgtttttaacATTGTGGGGGCATTTTTGACCTaagagaaactttttttttctttttaataaaacaaagtgAATGGAAGTCAATTCCTATTTCAAAAAAGGCACCTCTTCGACATAAACTGGTGGAGGGATGTGTCAGAGGTGCCTCCTCCCCATACTCCTGAGGACATCTGAGGtggacatttattattattattattattattattattattagtagtagtagtagtagtaacccgatcttttcccaggactgggactcagaatggcttctcaatagaaaaaaaacaatatacagtaattaaaaacatagaaaagaggtacattaaaaaaagaattcaattATTACAGTGTTAAAATAGATAACTATTAAAAGAATCTATTAAAGGATAACtattaaaggaaattttaaaccCATGGGACTTGTCCACCATTAAAACCGCTCTGGAGGGACTAcactttgcccatctctgttACAGGGGAAGGTGGCTTACACACGGAAAGGTTTACACACTAAAAAGTGTGCCCAAGTAGTGGGGCAGGATGGAGGAAAATGTTGATGAAACGATTAGCAAAATGGCCCCTGCTAACCTGTTCCACCACACAACTGAAAGAATACACGGAACTTGGAAAAAACTGCATTTTGAGCTCCAATCCCCAGCAtcctgctggctggggaatttggGGAGTTCGGGTTCaaaattctgttttcattttctgtgtatggctgtgaaagcgagccagtgaagaaagctgatagaaagaaatcaactcatttgagatgcaagaccaataaatgggtccaagagtaaatcaagtctccctagaagccaagatgactaaattgagactgtcgtactttggacatacagATCGAGTACCACTAATCTGGAAATCCAAAGCCCTCAAAAAACCCAGACTGTTTTGCCATCATTTGCTTGCTTCTTCCTTCGAGGCAGTGACTGTGATGCTCCTGCTCAGATCTTCCatttctctccagccttgcatctcATACACAGCATAATAGCAAATACATGAGATACAAAGCTGGAGCAAGATGAATGAGCAGAAGTGCCACAGCCACCACTGCCTCGAAGCTGGAAGAAGGTGGCTGGTGGCCAAAAGATATGAGGCTAGAGAAaaactgaggatctgtgaaatagtGAGAATCCAAATGTAGTGCTCAGTGTGATTCCAcacctcctgccatttcacagatccttgcatcCCTTTCCAGTCTTGCAAATACAAATATGTACTACGCTACTTGTTTATTTCAAAATCCTAAAGAAAAGTCCAACTCTGAAatgtttctggtcccaagcatttagaATAAGGGATATTTGACCTGTATCATGAAAAGTCATAATTCCTTAGAAGAGATAATAATGCTCAGCAagataaaaggcagtaggaaaagaggaatgccCTCTTTCAGGGGGActaggaggtctctcattcataggattaccataggtcaaagtcaacttgatggcagttagcaGCAACAAAGTTCAAAAAGCATCATTTCCAAACTCCGCTTTATTTGAATGTGAGAAACGCATGCCGGGAGAAATAAGTGCCATAGTTTCTCCAAAATGCCCTCCCCATATTGAAACATCTCAGTATGTTCTGTGGGAGTTTTTCTGCAAAGAGATACATATGAGATggtgaaaaaaatatgtttttctgcacagaaagtatgTTTTCTTGCATAGAGAAGGCCACGGTATTTCTCCTTTGACGAATTCTCTCATTTTGGGATGTTTGAATACAGAGTGAAAACTGTGCAGAAGTCTTCCTGACCGAGATTCCCGACTGTTGAGAAAACCATTCAACTGGGAAACAAATAATTAGGAATGTTCTTTCTGTCTCTGATAGGAAGTACAAGACTCATGAAATCTGGTCAAGCCATGaatcaaaatttatttttcctgCCCTAGGATGGCGTTTGATGACTTCTGCAAATACTTCACTGACATTATCAAATGCCGTCTCATTAACACATCTTACCTGAGTATCCATAAGACTTGGGAGGAGGCAGTCTTGCGGGGAGCGTGGACAAGGCATGAAGACCCCTTGAAGAACCGATGTGGAGGTTGCATCAATAACAAGGAGACTTTCTTGCAAAACCCTCAGGTGAGAAGACTTGGGGTGCATATATGCTGtcaaaagaatgcagtttgacaccactttaagtgccatggctccatcctgcagaatcctgggatctgtggggAGCCAGCACTCTTTGGCGGAGAATGCCAATGACCAAGTAaaaccaaatcccaggattccacaggatggatctacagcccttaaagtggtgtcaaattgcattatttctacaatgtagatgcacccaagaaAGGTGGATTGGTAGATAATTCATTACAGCCCAAGGGGTGTAAGTGGTCTGCCAAAGTCcatgtgtgtgtctttgtattTGTGTGAACAATGTGCAACAAAGAATGCACATGAGTTCTTTCTGCAGCTCAACTGAAGAAAGTAGTACATTAAGGGTATTGACAAATAATTACACCTAGCATTCTTTTGGTGAATTCCAACAAAAGAAGACAAATTGGATTGTTGCATGGAGAGTTGATACGTAGGTAAATCCAACTGGGTTAATTGATCTTCTTTAGTTGCTATGGTTGGGAGTAACCCTAACATTTAGGCCTATGGGAAATAATTGCATGTGTGGAAGTCTGCCTACATAATCATGAACTAAATATACGCATGGCACAATGGCCAAACAAGTACAACCACAGCTGTAAGGGAACTTATACAAGtgtatgacaccaacaggattgtGACCAGTGTGTATTTGGAGTGACTAGTgtgtacatttcaaatgagttttgtGGATCATTATTATACCCCCACATCACAAATAGACATGCTGAAGCTGAGTGGTTGACACTAtagctgcatctccactgcaaaaataatccagttggtcacctttttaactgtcatggctcaatgctatggaattttgggatttgtaatttgctgtggcaccagagctctctgatagagaaggcaaaatatctcacaagcaacaaaccccagaattctgtagcattgagccatggcagttaaaagtggtgacaaactggattatttctgcattatggaTGCAACCACTGTCACATCTAAGTGGtgggaaaagacaaagaaatccCTTAATTGAAGTTCAGTTGAGCATGGGgtccattcacattacacaactATAGCGGTGttgttctactttaactgccgtgagtctgtcctgtggaatcctgggatttgtaattttgaggaggcactggagctctctggctgaaaattctaaattccCCTCTTATAAACTCTAGAATTCCATAAGAagcaggcatggcagttaaagtggaatgctAGTgatataattctgtagtgtgaatgggtcccaggAATTTCCTTATTTGTAGCTTGGCTACATAGTCTTTCTGTTGCAGCCCAGTTACTCTGCTCCCCACAACTTcccctttttctgtcttttttctttttatggcaGTATGTTTTTGATGTGAAGAAAACAGAGGATGAAGTGCTCATCTGCATCCAACAGAAGCCCAAACGAACCAATCGAAAGGAAGGCAAGGGGGAGAACCTGGCCATTGGGTTTGACATCTTCAAGGTAAGCAAAGTAGACGACAAAGCTGGTATGTGTTTgtgtagactacaactcccagatttctTCAGCCAgcattgcaactcccagtatccctggCCAAtatggccatactggctggaggaACCTGGGTGtcgtagtctaaaaagtaactgttAAAATTTCACTAAAAAGTCTGTAAGCTGAGGCTGCAGAAACTGTGAAGTGCAGAAACCTCCCTGACTCTTtacttttctggaaaaaaaagccTTTATTTTTAATCCAGTCATTCCTCCAAGAAGCTCAGTACCATGTTTTTAAGGGCAATCCCATTTTGTCCTCACAGCAATCCTGTGAGTTAGGttaggccagtgattcccaaattttggtcctccaactcccagaagccgcagccagcttggccaacagttggGAATCATGGCAGAGGAAGTTCAAAACATttagagaaccaaagtttgggaaccactggattagTCTGAAAGATAGTGCCTGTGTCAAGATCACACAATGAATTTCATTCATGTCATAGTTGGTGATTTGAATGCAAGTCCAACATCCTATATATgagtgttagaatcatagaatcttagagttggaaggggtcgcAAGGGCCCACAGGTCCAACCTGTTGTGCAAgaaaacacaactaaaacacttcAAAAAGATGACCATGCCAGTGTGAAAAATGGccatcaacctctgtttaaagaactccagaGAGGGAGAGTCCACCACCACTGCTACAAAGAAGTCTGTTCTGCTAGTAAAGCTGTAGTACAGTCAAGAATTCTTCCTAATGGAAGAATATGTTTTCATGTAATTCAACTCCATCAATTTATtccctagtctctgaagcaatagaaaacaagcttgctccatcttctacattttCTGTCTCTtcaagtacagtctgcccttgccatatgaggaggatccattctggaccccactCCCCGTATAAAGCTAATTTCatgtatgctcgagtcccatttatatgaatggtggagtgctccagtgcatgcatcattttgtCCCGCACCACTTGCCATCAGCGTGAGCTTAAAGCCATGTACAGTGAGGGCACGTATGccgagggcagactgtatttaaatatggctatcatatctCCAAGATAAACATGCTCGGCTCCCCAAGCCATTCCTCCACTGAGTGTGGAGTGGGATGGTAGATTTATTGTAGGAGTGGGATGATAGATTTAGTTTTAGAGTACATCAATGGAACGTCTGACAAAAAGCTTTAGTATAACTTCATACCCTGAGAGGAACGCTTAAATGGAGGGAGCCAGCCATAGCCACCTgacaattttattatataattCAGTCTCCATTCCTCTTGGATTTGTGATTTTCTCTTCCAACTGATGCTCATCACCCCATAGCCCTctctctcagagcttggaaaagttttttattttattttattttgaaactacAGTTCTAAGAGTGGCTTAGCCAGAATCCTCCGGATGATACAGACTGGGGAATAATGGGTGATGCAGTTCAAAACATAATTGCCCTCATCTCCAGGATGTTTTgctcaatttaaaagaaaaatcctgCTTTTTCACACTCCATTTTTCCACTGAGCATGCCTCTCTAGGTTCCATTTTTGAAACATTCTTATTGTCAACAaggtccttctaatgttcaatcaaaatgtaccctcctgtaacttaaaacaattaaacctGGCTCTTCCTTTTGGGGCAGTGGAGAACAAACCTGGACCTCCCTTTTGGAAGAGAGGGACAATATTTGCACTTCCCCAGTCCTCTCGCAATTCATTTGTTGTCCAAGATTTCTCCAAGTcccctcttgaccacactctgatgttgcttggccacatatgtcatGGTTTACCCATCCCACAAGTTGCATTATTCCCACCCCTGCTATGCATAAACTTTCTTTTGTGCTTCTTCCCACTCAGGTGGAGCTGAATCGAACATATCGGATGCACACCTTGCAACCCAAGGTAGCCAGTTCCATTTACATCAATTCCCGCAGCGTCTTCCTGAGGACAGACCTGAAGGAAGGCCGCTACGTCGTCATTCCAACCACGTTTGAGCCTGGACATGTTGCTGAGTTTCTTCTCAGGCAGTTCACAGATGTGCCTTCAGATTTTCAGTAAGGCCCTTTccaccttctctccctccctggtGTGAAGATGTCTCGTTGGGGGTTTGGGAAGACAAAAGAGATTTGAGAGAAAAAAGgatgtggccatgctggctgggggattctggaagctgtagtccataaGATTTGTAGTCCACAGAAGCACTTGAGGGAACCTGGTATTGTTCAGCTGAAAGCTGTGCCACCAGCAGTCTTGGCGGATTGTATTCTGATTACTTTTATTAGATATACATATTCAACTTTTCTGcctaatgggactcaaagtggtttgCAATATTACTTAAAACAGAACCGCTGAAACAACATGGcgtacaaaagttttaaaagcattaaaccgTAGATCCAGTTAAAACACTACTTTTAAAATACcaacttaaaaataaattcttgtGTGTGATAAGTATTAGGGCATAACTGTGGGGATGAAAAATGGAAATTCTAccctcccccaatgaaattttccttccgtATAGCATTGCACAGGGGGAGCAACCTTAAAAACaattcacatctagaactcttctGCTTGCTCTGTTGTCCTTCCCTTGGTCATTTTACATTCCCTGCCTCTTAAATTTGgaacatttgcggctttgacttttgtggatttgattaatatgttctctctaggaattgctaggtcctccagagaaaccttgctggaagttgaccatagagttgcactggagtacctagagatttcaagagaaaatacttctctagacatttcatagaatcatagaatcatagagttggaagagaccactagggccatccagtccaaccccctgccatgcaggaaatccaaatcaaagcatccctgacagatggccatccagcctctgtttaaagacctccaaggaaggagactctatcaccctccgagggagtgcattccactgtcgaacagccctaactgtcaggaagttcctcctaatgttcaggtggaatctcttttcctgcagcttgcatccattgttccgggtcctgttctctggagcagcagaaaacaagcttgctccctcttcaacatgacatcctttcaaatatttaaacagggtgatcatatcacctcttaaccttcttttctccaggctaaacatccccagctccctaagtcgttcctcatagggcatggtttccagacccttcaccatttttgtcgccctcctttggacacgctccagtttctcaatgtcctttctgaattgtggtgcccagaactggacacaatattctaggtggggcctgaccagagcagaatacagtggcactattacttctcttgatctagacactatacttctattgttgcagcctaaaatagcattggcctttttagctgccgcatcacactgttcactcatgttcaacttgtggtctacttggactcctagatccctttcacacatagtttcattcagccaggtgtcacccatcctatatctgtgcattttatttttccgccctaagtgcaataccttacatttctctgtgttgaatttcattttgttagctttggcccagctttctagtctattcaggtcattttgaatcttgatcctgtcctctggggtattagctattccccctaatttggtgtcatctgcaaatttgataagtatgctcccaattctgtcattcaggtcattgataaagatgttgaatagcactgggcccaggacagagcactgtgggaccccactggtcacttctctccaggatgatttgtaggtcctctagcatgattctgtggCCAAATTCTGGCAgaatgctggaggacctagggattcctagagaggtgttctcttggggTAAAAAAGTAGTGGGGttttttatttgggttttttcacttttacaggggtcctgtgtccctaaccctggCAAATGTGGAGGTCCTGCTGTATTTATAAAATGCTCCACtgaggttttaagttactgcaatgctagaaatctggaggTTGAAGGAGAATTTGCTTTTGAGGGGCAGAACCCTGGTTGAAAGATGCAGTGGCCTCATTTTTCCACCACTGAGGCTACATACCTGATAGGTCTGATGGCACCTTGTCTGTACAGAAGGTGTGTAGAGTTATGGAGCTGGAGACATGGATGTTCCTTGACTGTTttgtttcctccttcctcttccttttaggGAGCTGACCCTGGACGAGCCTCCCCACACTTGCTGGAGTGGAATGTGTGGCTATCCACAGCTGGTGTCCCAAGTCCATGTCATCTCAGCTTCTGGACTGAAGAACCATGGCTCTGAAGAAGGTACCAGATCTTGTGCATGCTGATTTCAGACCATGTTTAGCCAAAGGGCAGTGATATGACAAAGAAACACAATAGTAGTTGTATTAATCTGGGGCCTCTGCACCTCAGTGCTTTGGAGCACTTTGGTTTTCAAAAAAATTGACCACCATTTCTTGGATGATTGGCTAGCTTGGCATTTCCTAAATACCTGTGGTGTAATACAGTACTGGTAAGCCTCAGTAAACAAAAAAGGAACCCCTTCCTGTTAGTAtgctggcatggtgtagtggaccTACTCAACCatataaacctactgggtgaccatgggcaactcatactctctaagcctcagaggatggcaattgcaaatgCGAGTGGAGATTCAAagtttggtctccagagtcatagtcaagaGTCataattcaaaccactatacaatgctGTCTCCTGTAGCATATCTTGGCAAATCCATGGTTTGAATCTCATCTTTGTCATGAACTCACTTAAGTcctgttctctcagcctcactccTTCCACTTGCAATACAGAAGAGCTCTTGCTTGTCTAAATCTGCAAGCATGGAAGAGAGGATGGAGATATTATTGAGGACTTACCTTCTGAGGAGTTTATCTCATCCTAcccagaaactaaatttaaactgagaACAACCCatatttgcaggttgtttttcaaatGACATTTGGGGTTAACCCATAGATaaagatggggaaaaaacccatttGTGGgatgcatgaaagagaaataacatgaaaataatccgACCGTAACATCgccaaaaccagctcctttttactttcgctaAATTCTGAAAGTACAAAGAAGCTTTCCATTCTGagtatttttgcattatttctctttcatgccaacgcatctgacaaagaacacctggattttaaaatcccatttctgcatgggtttTTACCAATttgccctctgtgtgataaactcatgaGTCTAAATAAGGTAGAAGAGCCACATTCTCGGGCCATGAATACACAGAAAAAGGTACTGAGAATCTTCGCCTGAGAGGGTCAACCTGTCTCTTCCTCAGAGTAGTGTGAGGGGCCAGGTTTGGAGTTCATGAAAAGTATCCATGAGGGATTTGAAGGAAGAACCAAAAGTGACACCTTATAAGGTTCCAGCAGAATCATTTTAAGAAAGGGGGGGGATTCAGTGGTCATAACGAACCTTGGGAgtttcagcagccatttttgttTTCACTAGGAGTGGATCCCTATGTGATCATAAAGTGCGAAGGGGACAAGATCCGTTCGCCGGTGGTGAAGAATACAACGTCACCAGAATTTGATGTGAAAGCTCTGTTCTACCGGAAGAAGCCAGGGCAGCCAGTCCTTATCCAGGTACCATGGGAGAAGTGGCAGATGGTGTTCACAGTTGTAAATAGTGGCCAACAACCTGTTGAGCAGTTACATGATCAGAAGCTGGACTTAAGATATTGGAGTTGATTGACcaaatataacacacacaccccgcaatCCCTACCTTTTCAGCAATATCCCAACCAAAATGTTTCCGAGGCACTGGAGATCAGTATGCCAGGCAGTGAATTCTGTAATATGGTCGCTGGGTGCCTTAAGagaagcagttgtggcaggactCTGAGGAATCTCTCTGTTTTGGCACACCCTGCAACTAGGGGAACACCTACACAAACAGATAGGATCCAATACTCCCTCGCCATTCATCATGTTGACTAGGGCTtctggagctgcagtccatcaaTATCTAGAGGCCCACTTCTGGCCTAAATCCTTGGTTTCTCACCTAGTCAAACATTATCCCAACAACTGGACTTTGGTCTGGATGTGGATGTTCATTATATATGAGGTTTCAGCTAGCATGGTCAGGCTGACAATCAGTTCTGCAGAAATGCAGACAAGCTACTCTCACTTGATCATCCGCCATTTTATGTTCTTCTTCCTCCAGGTATGGAACCATAACCTCATAACAGATGAGTTTCTGGGCCAGGTAACTCTTGCTGGAGACCCAAATGAGCTTCATCCTCTGCACATCGTCCATCTCCAAGACAGGGGCAACAAACGCACCAACGACCTCCCAGGAACCCTTCAGGTGCAATTGCTCACTAGCAGCATCCTGACGAACATCTGAAGGACACCACTGGGACAATTCTTTTGTGCCATATAAACATGTGTGCATATAATCTTGCAATATGAAGTACAGGGTGTctgaaaattactttttcaatttCAGTTGTACAGGAAGCCACTGCTTATTTGACAGGTTGGGGGCTGGAGTACTGTCAAAAAATGAAATCAGCTGAAAAGCAGAAACCAGTctttttttagcttgcaaatgcaagaCTGAACACTTGCAAATCGATTGCAGGGGGGAAGCAGTATGTGGTCAAAAGTACAGAGCAGGATGCCTGTATATAGAActgaaattgtaaagataatttttggATTTGCTGTACacattggcacacacacacacacatatattcatatatatgctTGCCAGTGTATGAAGTGTACTGTGCATGCATTCACTTTTAAAAAGGGGACCAGCTCtttgagtttaatttttttttgttcttgttgtttttaaacttttatacaAAGGTGCCTTTTTTCAAAAAGTGAAAATGATTATGTTTGTGGGttgggcttattattattattattattattattattattattatttctaaacaaATCTGAGAAATTGTTTTGTGGCCCATGATGGAAAATTGGGTGGTACGGAGAGGCCTCCAAAGCCACCCCCCTCTTTATGAGTGGCTGCAAGTACAGATGCCATAAGGCTGTATGTTTACAAAGATATCTCTTTCGCTCTCTCAGACGCACACATGTGGTTGGGGAGGTATTTTTGTCGCCATCCCAGAAAACCACAATTCCAAGTTCACCAAAGGGCTCTTGATCTTAACTCACATATCTCCAAGGCTGTTGGTAGTATTTGACACCAAAATAggaaaaaaagcagaagaaagatTATGGGAGTTTAGAAAGAAATGGTTTAAATGTGTTCCCTGAATGCTCTTTACCTTTACAAAGGATTGGCATCCAGTGTACTTTTGCCCAGGATGGCTGTGATTCCATACCAATGAAGGAAAAGGTTAGAATATTTTATTGGGTACAGAAAGCTCTGCACCACAgcttggttttgttgttttaccCAGAGCAAGCTTCTGGTCCTCATTGTTACAAGGATACATTTGACTATGTGCAAGTTATGCCAACAGAAATCTTAGAAAGTCACATTTCCAGTGGCATAAAAATGGGAATTTAGTGTCCTGCATGCCATGTTTTCATTCCCTTTGCCTAGCAAAACTAAAACTAAATTTcatagaagaaaaaaatattggctCATAAATAGGAATGGTTAAGTGGACAGCTGGCTCATTAAATTCTCCACCCACTGGAAAAATCTGCTTTGGACAGCTCTTTTGTCTTGATTTCCAGGGAGGGAGACCTGGCTAGTTGGTTGTAGCAAAAATTTAAAAACGGTTTTGTAGCTTCACATCAGATTGGACTgcaatccacaaaagcttatgctaaataGAATTTCTTAGCCTTTAACATGCCACAagacttttttttactttcatttcAGAAATTTCAGGATCTGTTTCCCACCATTTCAGACCTAACATTTCAGTTATAATAATGACTAGAAACCTATTCTATTTTGAAAGACCTGAGCTCCCTTGCAGAGGTTTAGCATATCCACAGCTCATGATTTCACACTGTTCATCCTGATTCCTaggaacagaaaggaaaataCCTCTTAATAACATTTTTGGTAACAAACAATCTCAGTTAATGAAAGGCCTTTTAAATAAGCAAAGTTTGGGCTCACCCTTTACCTTGTCCCTTTTATACGTACAGTAGTGCCACAAAAAACATGCCAAATTTAGGAAGGTTCAAGAGAAGATGCCCTGCAACAGCTCTGTTAATGAATAAGATCTTCAACACTGTCTTCCATGGATCAGAATACATGTGGAggtctttaaggtgccatagGATTCTTCTTTTTTACTGTCTTCCAGAGGGATATTCTGTAAAAAGCGAATAAATAgaaaaaataggggggggggggagcctgagTCTCCTACCCTGTGCTAGTCATTTTTGAGAATCTCTGAGGTCGATGAATTTCATCCAGAGACCAGTTGACTGAGAGGGAGGAACATGTCTTGTTTTATAAGAAGCAGGTCCCAGGTTCATTTCCTAAGATGTCCATTTCAAAAATCTCATGAACTGTTTGTTTTAATACAAGGTACTGTTGGGAATCTTGCTTTCTGTAGCCTTCTGGTATCAGTATTACCATACATGCTCAACTATAAGGTGAttttgtg from Sceloporus undulatus isolate JIND9_A2432 ecotype Alabama chromosome 3, SceUnd_v1.1, whole genome shotgun sequence encodes the following:
- the CAPN5 gene encoding calpain-5 is translated as MSIKEICEDPHLFVDGISCHDLHQGQVGNCWFVAACSSLASRESLWQKVIPDWKEQEWSAEKPENYAGIFHFHFWRFGEWVDVVIDDRLPTLHNQLIYCHSNSKNELWCALVEKAYAKLSGCYEALDGGNTADALVDFTGGVSEPIDLLEGGYANDEAKQSLLFERVLKVHNRGGLISSSIKATSAADMEARLDCGLVKGHAYAVTDVRKVRLGHGLLAFFKSEKLEMIRLRNPWGEREWNGPWSDTSEEWKKVSNSEREKLGMTVQDDGEFWMAFDDFCKYFTDIIKCRLINTSYLSIHKTWEEAVLRGAWTRHEDPLKNRCGGCINNKETFLQNPQYVFDVKKTEDEVLICIQQKPKRTNRKEGKGENLAIGFDIFKVELNRTYRMHTLQPKVASSIYINSRSVFLRTDLKEGRYVVIPTTFEPGHVAEFLLRQFTDVPSDFQELTLDEPPHTCWSGMCGYPQLVSQVHVISASGLKNHGSEEGVDPYVIIKCEGDKIRSPVVKNTTSPEFDVKALFYRKKPGQPVLIQVWNHNLITDEFLGQVTLAGDPNELHPLHIVHLQDRGNKRTNDLPGTLQVQLLTSSILTNI